A stretch of Microcoleus sp. FACHB-68 DNA encodes these proteins:
- a CDS encoding leucine-rich repeat domain-containing protein: protein MKLCRRLEQKACLISTALSLFLGGSSCSVTTQTGTPKSFADWCLSKKNLPPETKRTVYVLLQKAGTSNCTQANQKLSTTTRLDLNNNQISDLKPLSSLTNLTYLSLNNSQISDLKPLSSLTNLTNLYFMNNQISDLKPLSSLTNLTSLFLNNNQISDLKPLSSLTNLTSLWLSNNQISDLKPLSSLTNLIDLNLENNQISDLKPLSSLTNLTNLYLTNNQISDLKPLSSLTNLAGPSLGNNQISDLKPLSSLTNLTGINLQNNQIADLKPLSSLTNLTSLGLSNNPISDLKPLSSLTNLNHLHLENNQISDLKSLSSLTNLNFLYLENNQISDLKSLNSLTNLKEIQLDNNPMLTNKTCPVKPESICKF from the coding sequence ATGAAACTGTGCCGGCGTCTTGAACAGAAAGCTTGCTTAATTAGTACCGCTTTATCTTTGTTTCTAGGAGGCTCATCTTGTTCTGTAACGACACAGACAGGGACTCCCAAAAGTTTTGCAGATTGGTGTTTGAGTAAAAAAAATCTTCCGCCAGAGACAAAACGTACTGTTTATGTGCTTTTGCAGAAGGCCGGCACTTCTAATTGTACTCAGGCTAACCAGAAGCTTTCAACTACGACAAGACTTGACCTCAACAACAATCAAATCAGTGATCTCAAACCCTTAAGTTCCCTGACCAACCTGACATACCTCTCCCTCAACAACAGTCAAATCAGTGATCTCAAACCCTTAAGTTCCTTGACCAACCTGACAAACCTCTATTTCATGAACAATCAAATCAGTGATCTCAAACCCTTAAGTTCCCTGACCAACCTGACAAGCCTCTTCCTCAATAACAATCAAATCAGTGATCTCAAACCCTTAAGTTCCCTGACCAACCTGACAAGCCTCTGGCTCAGCAACAATCAAATCAGTGATCTTAAACCCTTAAGTTCCCTGACCAACCTGATTGACCTCAACCTCGAAAACAATCAAATCAGTGATCTCAAACCCTTAAGTTCCCTGACCAACCTGACAAACCTCTACCTCACTAACAATCAAATCAGTGATCTCAAACCCTTAAGTTCCCTGACCAACCTGGCTGGCCCCTCCCTCGGTAACAATCAAATCAGTGATCTCAAACCCTTAAGTTCCCTGACCAACCTGACTGGCATCAACCTCCAGAACAATCAAATCGCTGACCTTAAACCCTTAAGTTCTCTGACGAACCTGACTTCCCTCGGCCTCAGTAACAATCCAATCAGTGATCTCAAACCCTTAAGTTCCCTGACCAACCTGAATCACCTCCACCTTGAAAACAATCAAATCAGTGATCTCAAATCCTTAAGTTCCCTGACTAACCTGAATTTCCTCTACCTTGAAAACAATCAAATTAGTGACCTTAAATCCTTGAATTCCCTAACCAATCTGAAAGAAATCCAACTCGACAACAATCCAATGCTCACAAATAAAACTTGTCCAGTTAAGCCAGAGTCTATCTGTAAATTTTAA
- a CDS encoding leucine-rich repeat domain-containing protein, whose translation MNKDQYMMQKIFLAGLLVPLFLGESSFSVKAQAATPKSFADWCLSKESLPPETKYTIDVVLQEAGTSDCNQASEKLSTLTELNLSDKQIRDIQPLSSLTNLTHLNLYHNRIRDIQPLKNLTNLTHLNLDRNQIRELQPLTNLTNLADLSLWNNQISDIQPLRNLTNLTHLNLGNNQISDIQPLRNLRNLTYLSLEQNQISELQPLRNLTNLTYLDLAINQIRELTPLITLTNLTYLSLDQNQIRELKPLRNLTNLADLTLNQNQISDLKPLSTLTNLNFLSLNQNQIRELKPLRNLTNLTHLYLDNNQISDLTLLRNLTNLTYLNLGINQIRYLTPLITLTNLTSLGLDNNQISDLQPLSTLTKLTELYLDNNQISDLQPLRNLTNLTYLELGQNQISDLQPLSTLTNLNFLILENNQIRELKPLSTLTNLTLLYLRNYQISHLKAMSGLTNVTYLELNFNQIRELQPLSSLTNLTSLSLCDNQIRELQPLSTLTNLTHLNLCNNQISDLQPLSALTNLNFLILENNQISDLKPLSTLTNLTHLNLCNNQISDLQPLSTLPKLTELNLGCVINEAR comes from the coding sequence ATGAATAAAGATCAGTATATGATGCAGAAAATCTTCTTAGCCGGCCTGCTTGTCCCCCTGTTTCTAGGAGAATCATCTTTTTCTGTCAAGGCACAGGCAGCAACTCCAAAAAGTTTTGCGGATTGGTGTTTGAGTAAAGAAAGTCTTCCTCCAGAAACAAAATATACTATTGATGTGGTTTTGCAGGAGGCCGGCACTTCTGACTGCAACCAGGCTAGTGAGAAGCTTTCAACTCTCACAGAACTTAACCTCTCCGATAAGCAAATCAGGGACATCCAACCTTTGAGTTCCCTAACGAACCTGACTCACCTCAACCTCTACCACAATCGAATTAGGGACATCCAACCTTTGAAGAACCTGACAAACCTGACTCACCTCAACCTCGACCGCAATCAAATCAGAGAACTTCAACCCTTGACGAACCTGACTAATTTGGCTGACCTCAGCCTCTGGAACAATCAAATCAGCGACATCCAACCCTTGAGGAACCTAACGAACCTGACTCACCTCAACCTCGGCAACAATCAAATCAGCGACATCCAACCCTTGAGGAACCTGAGGAACCTGACTTACCTTAGCCTCGAGCAAAATCAAATCAGCGAGCTCCAACCATTGAGGAACCTGACCAACCTAACTTACCTCGACCTCGCCATCAATCAAATCAGAGAACTCACACCTTTGATCACCCTAACCAACCTGACTTACCTTAGCCTCGACCAAAATCAAATCAGAGAACTTAAACCCTTGAGGAACCTGACCAACCTGGCTGACCTCACCCTCAACCAAAATCAAATCAGTGATCTCAAACCCTTAAGCACCCTGACTAATCTGAATTTCCTTAGCCTCAACCAAAATCAAATCAGAGAACTTAAACCCTTGAGGAACCTGACGAACCTGACTCACCTCTACCTCGACAACAATCAAATCAGTGATCTCACACTTTTGAGGAACCTGACGAACCTGACTTACCTCAACCTTGGCATCAATCAAATCAGATATCTCACACCCCTGATCACGCTGACCAACCTGACTAGCCTTGGCCTCGACAACAATCAAATCAGCGATCTCCAACCCTTGAGCACCCTCACCAAACTGACTGAGCTCTACCTCGACAACAATCAAATCAGCGATCTCCAACCATTGAGGAACCTGACCAACCTAACTTACCTCGAACTCGGCCAAAATCAAATCAGTGATCTCCAACCCTTAAGCACCCTGACTAATCTGAATTTCCTTATACTCGAAAACAATCAAATCAGAGAACTCAAACCCTTGAGCACCCTGACTAACCTGACTCTCCTCTACCTCCGAAACTATCAAATCAGCCATCTTAAAGCGATGAGCGGCCTAACTAATGTGACTTACCTTGAACTCAACTTCAATCAAATCAGAGAACTCCAACCCTTGAGTTCTCTGACAAACCTGACTAGCCTCAGCCTCTGCGACAATCAAATCAGAGAACTCCAACCGTTGAGCACTCTAACTAATCTGACTCATCTCAACCTTTGCAACAATCAAATCAGCGATCTCCAACCCTTAAGCGCTCTGACTAATCTGAATTTTCTTATACTTGAGAACAATCAAATCAGCGATCTCAAACCGTTGAGCACTCTAACTAATCTGACTCATCTCAACCTTTGCAACAATCAAATCAGCGATCTCCAACCTTTAAGCACCCTGCCCAAGCTAACTGAACTCAACCTAGGGTGTGTCATCAATGAAGCCAGATAA
- a CDS encoding nucleotidyltransferase family protein — protein MKRDEVIAILAAHKDELKALGVKSLELFGSVARDEAGPYSDVDFLVEFEDKNSIGLFEFSKVRFFLEDILGCSVDIGTRKELRKELRERVINEAIRAY, from the coding sequence ATGAAGCGAGATGAAGTTATCGCAATTTTAGCAGCCCATAAAGATGAATTAAAAGCTTTAGGAGTCAAATCTTTAGAGCTATTTGGTTCAGTGGCACGGGATGAAGCCGGCCCATATAGTGATGTAGATTTCTTAGTAGAGTTTGAGGACAAAAACTCTATCGGATTGTTTGAATTTAGCAAAGTGCGGTTTTTCTTAGAAGATATCTTGGGATGCTCTGTAGACATCGGGACTCGTAAAGAATTAAGAAAAGAACTGCGGGAGCGGGTGATCAACGAGGCGATTCGTGCCTACTAG
- a CDS encoding dynamin family protein, translating into MTYKIEPDSFLNNLNQVAQVRAEVAGCLGRIADTIEQAELEGKQNSGGLGLEREIEDIKVAGENLRTGVFRLLVLGDMKRGKSTFLNALIGENILPSDVNPCTALLTILRFGPEKKVTLYFNDGKPAQQLDFKSFKQNYTIDPAEAKRLEQEKKQAFPDVDCAVVEYPLPLLEKGIEIVDSPGLNDTEARNELSLGYINNCHAILFVLRASQPCTLGERRYLENYIKGRGLTVFFLINAWDQVRESLIDPDDTEELEESETKLRRVFKANLAEYCQVEGHDIYDERVFEVSALKALRKRLKNPSASLEGTGFSEFMGALNTFLTKERAVSELRQVRTLARQTSSHVQEAIERRIPLLDQDVNELKNKISSVEPEFKILTEIRDKFQEEIKNTRDAKAKTVADSFRSYVLNLGNSFEADFLRYQPELKLTDFFDGDKREAFNTSLQQAFEQYISDKLADWSLTAEREMNAAFAQLSRSAANYGASYSQVTDKITEKLTGQKVQAGTHNSTEDKSPGWAKWAMGLFSLSTGNIAGVAMAGAGFDWKSILLNYFTVIGLSSIIVAVFPAAMIFGPVGLALLGLGVGFFQADQARKEVVKAARKELVKHLPQVAQEQWQPVYDAVKECFDVYEREVTKRVNDDINSRKAELDNLLQQKQSREINRSAELERLKKLKTDVSTESHKIEIVYQDLLKFID; encoded by the coding sequence ATGACTTACAAAATTGAACCTGACAGTTTCCTGAATAATTTAAATCAAGTGGCGCAAGTCCGCGCTGAAGTTGCGGGTTGTTTGGGCAGAATTGCTGACACAATCGAGCAAGCAGAATTAGAAGGAAAACAGAATTCTGGGGGGCTTGGTTTAGAGCGAGAAATCGAGGATATTAAGGTTGCCGGTGAAAATTTACGAACCGGAGTATTTCGGCTTTTAGTTTTGGGGGATATGAAACGGGGCAAAAGCACGTTTTTAAATGCTTTAATTGGTGAAAATATCTTGCCAAGTGATGTCAATCCCTGTACAGCATTGCTAACGATTTTACGATTTGGGCCAGAAAAGAAAGTAACCCTTTATTTTAATGATGGGAAGCCGGCACAACAATTAGATTTTAAAAGCTTTAAACAAAACTACACCATTGATCCGGCTGAGGCAAAGCGACTAGAACAAGAGAAAAAACAAGCCTTTCCAGATGTTGACTGTGCGGTGGTAGAATATCCCCTGCCTCTGCTAGAAAAGGGCATTGAAATTGTTGACAGTCCAGGGCTGAATGATACAGAGGCACGAAACGAGTTATCCCTTGGTTATATTAATAATTGCCATGCGATTCTTTTCGTGCTAAGAGCTTCGCAACCTTGTACCCTTGGAGAGCGCCGGTATTTAGAAAACTATATCAAAGGTCGCGGGTTAACTGTCTTCTTTTTAATTAATGCGTGGGATCAGGTGCGCGAGAGTTTGATCGATCCGGATGATACGGAAGAACTCGAAGAATCTGAAACAAAACTGCGGCGAGTTTTCAAAGCAAATTTAGCAGAATACTGCCAAGTTGAAGGGCACGATATTTACGATGAACGAGTGTTTGAAGTTTCTGCATTGAAAGCTTTACGCAAACGCTTAAAAAATCCTTCTGCTTCTTTAGAAGGAACCGGCTTTTCCGAGTTTATGGGCGCACTCAACACATTTTTGACAAAAGAACGGGCGGTTTCTGAATTGCGGCAGGTGAGAACCTTAGCGCGTCAAACCTCCTCTCATGTTCAGGAAGCAATTGAGCGCCGGATTCCTTTACTGGATCAAGATGTAAATGAATTAAAGAATAAAATTAGCTCAGTTGAGCCAGAATTTAAAATCCTGACAGAAATTCGGGATAAGTTTCAGGAGGAAATTAAAAATACTCGCGATGCCAAGGCAAAAACAGTTGCAGATTCTTTTCGTTCTTATGTATTGAATTTGGGGAACTCCTTTGAAGCAGATTTTTTACGCTATCAACCCGAGTTAAAATTAACCGATTTCTTTGATGGAGACAAACGGGAAGCGTTCAATACATCGCTGCAACAGGCATTTGAGCAATATATTAGTGATAAATTGGCTGATTGGAGTCTCACGGCTGAGCGAGAAATGAATGCAGCCTTCGCCCAATTATCCAGAAGTGCGGCAAATTATGGGGCTTCTTATAGTCAGGTGACGGATAAGATTACTGAGAAGTTAACCGGGCAAAAAGTACAAGCCGGCACCCATAATTCAACGGAGGATAAATCGCCGGGATGGGCTAAATGGGCGATGGGATTATTTTCACTATCAACCGGCAATATTGCTGGGGTAGCAATGGCCGGTGCCGGTTTTGATTGGAAAAGTATTCTCCTGAATTATTTTACCGTAATTGGTTTGAGCAGCATCATTGTTGCGGTTTTTCCGGCTGCAATGATTTTCGGGCCGGTGGGGCTTGCTTTATTAGGCTTAGGTGTGGGATTTTTCCAAGCCGATCAAGCGCGTAAAGAAGTTGTGAAAGCAGCGAGAAAAGAGTTAGTCAAACATTTGCCACAAGTTGCCCAAGAACAATGGCAGCCGGTTTATGATGCGGTTAAAGAGTGTTTTGATGTGTATGAGCGGGAAGTGACCAAGCGGGTAAATGATGATATTAATTCCCGCAAAGCTGAGTTAGATAATTTACTGCAACAAAAACAATCCCGTGAAATCAACCGAAGTGCGGAACTCGAACGCTTGAAAAAACTGAAAACGGATGTTTCTACGGAGTCTCATAAAATTGAGATTGTATATCAAGATTTACTGAAGTTTATCGACTGA
- a CDS encoding YdcF family protein: protein MLLRICPNPKRHRRSRDSLRSVSMWSRGRSILCWLLGVSVVCWIGYRQLQNNFSTPQALLVLGGAKEREIFAAELANEHPEMDIWVSSGSNPEYAEWVFSEAGVDLNRLHLDDRAVDTVTNFTTLVDEFQARGITSVYLITSDDHMRRARVIGEIIFGSRGIAFKPMPVPSGRPPEPIEKTLRDGARAVLWVTTGHTGSRLSKVLPPSRSVNRNR, encoded by the coding sequence ATGCTTTTGAGGATCTGTCCGAACCCTAAACGTCACCGACGTTCCAGAGACTCGTTACGTTCCGTCTCTATGTGGTCTAGAGGCAGATCGATCTTATGCTGGCTACTAGGAGTTTCTGTTGTGTGTTGGATTGGCTACCGGCAACTGCAAAATAACTTCAGTACACCCCAAGCATTATTAGTGTTGGGTGGCGCGAAAGAGCGAGAAATTTTTGCGGCAGAATTGGCAAACGAGCATCCTGAAATGGATATTTGGGTCTCTAGCGGCAGCAACCCAGAATATGCAGAATGGGTGTTTTCAGAAGCAGGAGTCGATCTAAACCGGCTGCATTTAGATGATCGCGCAGTAGACACCGTCACCAACTTCACCACCCTGGTGGATGAATTTCAAGCCAGAGGCATTACAAGCGTTTACTTAATTACCTCCGATGACCACATGAGGCGAGCTAGGGTCATTGGAGAAATTATATTCGGAAGTCGGGGAATTGCCTTTAAACCGATGCCGGTGCCTTCTGGACGACCGCCAGAACCGATTGAAAAAACACTCCGGGATGGAGCCAGAGCGGTTCTGTGGGTGACAACCGGCCATACAGGTTCAAGATTGAGCAAGGTTTTACCGCCTTCTCGCTCCGTCAACCGAAACCGTTAA
- a CDS encoding DNA endonuclease, which translates to MKLKTQNALEGAETGFKESKKIDSHVLSKVEQRGILVGMLLGEGRRSQNNFFILNSSKLESYILYKKEVLETITRRPVSLQRVQGKEGEELIRIEPKLIPLTRVLVKKLYRGGTKTITRKFLNLLTPQGIAIWFIDRGSKSFKKKNGKVHALEISLNTYLSKEESEIIVSYFSDVWGFKWGLSKSHETYRLRMGTKEGKRFLSFIHPYVHESMLYKIQTSLNTTATT; encoded by the coding sequence TTGAAGCTCAAAACTCAAAACGCTTTGGAAGGTGCAGAGACTGGTTTTAAGGAGTCAAAAAAGATAGACTCTCATGTCTTATCAAAAGTAGAGCAAAGAGGAATTCTGGTTGGAATGTTGTTAGGTGAGGGAAGAAGAAGTCAAAATAACTTCTTTATTCTGAACTCATCTAAGTTAGAGAGCTACATTCTTTATAAAAAAGAAGTTCTCGAAACAATAACCAGAAGACCCGTAAGTTTACAAAGGGTGCAGGGAAAAGAAGGAGAAGAACTGATTCGCATAGAACCCAAGTTAATACCTTTAACACGGGTTTTGGTGAAAAAGTTATACCGGGGCGGAACGAAAACAATCACACGAAAGTTTTTGAACCTTTTGACTCCCCAAGGAATAGCGATTTGGTTTATAGATCGCGGTTCTAAATCCTTCAAGAAAAAAAACGGTAAAGTTCATGCGCTGGAAATTAGCCTAAATACTTATCTTTCCAAAGAAGAGAGTGAGATCATCGTTTCTTATTTCTCAGACGTGTGGGGGTTTAAGTGGGGGTTAAGTAAAAGTCACGAAACTTACCGGCTCAGAATGGGCACCAAAGAAGGAAAAAGGTTTTTATCCTTCATTCACCCTTACGTTCACGAAAGTATGCTCTACAAAATTCAAACCTCCTTAAACACAACGGCCACCACCTAA
- a CDS encoding leucine-rich repeat domain-containing protein encodes MHKIYLAGLLVPLFLGGSSFPVNAKTATPKSFADWCLSKESLPPETKHTVDVLLKEAGTSDCNQANQKLSTLQELDLDNKEIRELKPLSSLTNLTILYVNNNQISDLKPLSTLANLTILSLWNNRISDIKPLSSLTNLRELSLDTNQISDIQPLSSLTNLRELSLWNNQISDIQPLSSLTKLGLLVLSNSQISDIKPLSSLTNLRELYLNTNQISDIQPLSFLTNLDTLDLVNTQISDIQPLSSLTNLRELYLDTNQISDIQPLSSLTNLLSLVLSNNQISNIQPLSSLTNLDKLDLMNNQISDIKPLSSLTNLTFLYLDTNQISDIKPLSSLTNLLSLFLSNNPRLTNKTCPVKPASICEF; translated from the coding sequence ATGCACAAAATTTACTTAGCCGGCCTGCTTGTCCCTCTGTTTCTAGGAGGCTCATCTTTTCCTGTTAATGCAAAGACAGCAACGCCAAAAAGTTTTGCGGATTGGTGTTTGAGTAAAGAAAGTCTTCCGCCAGAAACAAAGCATACTGTTGATGTGCTTTTGAAGGAGGCCGGCACTTCTGATTGCAATCAAGCGAACCAGAAGCTTTCAACTCTCCAAGAACTCGACCTCGACAACAAAGAAATCAGAGAACTCAAACCCTTGAGTTCCCTGACCAATCTAACTATCCTCTACGTCAACAACAATCAAATCAGCGACCTAAAACCCCTGAGTACCCTGGCTAACCTAACTATCCTCAGCCTGTGGAACAATCGAATCAGCGACATCAAACCCTTGAGTTCTCTGACGAACCTAAGAGAACTCAGCCTCGACACCAATCAAATCAGCGACATCCAACCCTTGAGTTCTCTGACGAACCTGAGAGAACTCAGCCTCTGGAACAATCAAATCAGCGACATCCAACCCTTGAGTTCTCTGACGAAATTGGGTTTGCTCGTCCTTAGCAACAGTCAAATCAGCGACATCAAACCCTTGAGCTCTCTGACGAACCTGAGAGAACTCTACCTCAACACCAATCAAATCAGCGACATCCAACCCTTGAGTTTTCTGACTAACCTAGATACGCTCGACCTCGTGAACACTCAAATCAGCGACATCCAACCCTTGAGTTCTCTGACGAACCTGAGAGAACTCTACCTCGACACCAATCAAATCAGCGACATCCAACCCTTGAGTTCTCTGACAAACTTGCTTAGCCTCGTCCTTAGCAACAATCAAATCAGCAACATCCAACCCTTGAGTTCTCTGACTAACCTAGATAAGCTCGACCTCATGAACAATCAAATCAGCGACATCAAACCCTTGAGTTCTCTGACAAACTTGACTTTCCTTTACCTCGACACCAATCAAATTAGCGACATCAAACCCTTGAGTTCTTTGACGAACTTGCTTAGCCTCTTCCTCAGCAACAATCCAAGGCTCACCAATAAAACTTGTCCTGTGAAGCCGGCCTCTATCTGTGAATTTTAA
- a CDS encoding DUF2288 domain-containing protein, with protein MEDIRAELEEMLDEAEWNWLQPHADRQALVVVGQELDLIEVGVAIASDNVQSVQHWLGEQLIYKPSAEQVADWNVNRSKRFNTLIVQPFVLVQELAAA; from the coding sequence ATGGAAGATATCAGAGCGGAATTAGAGGAAATGCTGGATGAGGCTGAATGGAACTGGCTGCAGCCTCATGCTGACCGGCAAGCGTTGGTTGTGGTGGGACAAGAGCTAGACTTGATTGAAGTGGGGGTGGCGATTGCTAGTGATAATGTTCAGTCTGTCCAGCATTGGCTGGGTGAGCAATTGATCTACAAACCATCTGCCGAGCAAGTCGCAGACTGGAACGTTAACCGCAGCAAACGCTTTAATACGTTAATTGTGCAGCCGTTTGTTTTGGTTCAAGAATTGGCGGCTGCTTGA
- a CDS encoding DUF86 domain-containing protein: MPTREWPLRIQDIIAAIARIQRLTEQKTFEEFEADEAISGAVLYSFIIIGEAAVNVPLALQNRYPHIPWRLMGDMINVMAHEYFQVNMVRVWNTIQNHLPALVPPLQDLLRSEGIK; the protein is encoded by the coding sequence GTGCCTACTAGAGAATGGCCTCTACGGATTCAGGATATTATCGCTGCAATTGCCAGAATTCAACGTTTAACAGAGCAGAAGACGTTTGAGGAATTTGAGGCAGATGAAGCGATTTCTGGAGCCGTTCTCTACAGTTTTATTATCATTGGTGAGGCGGCTGTCAATGTCCCTTTGGCTTTGCAAAACCGTTATCCTCACATTCCCTGGCGGCTGATGGGAGATATGATAAATGTCATGGCTCACGAATATTTTCAGGTGAATATGGTGCGGGTTTGGAATACGATTCAAAATCACCTGCCGGCACTTGTGCCGCCATTACAAGATTTACTAAGAAGTGAAGGAATTAAATAA
- a CDS encoding tocopherol cyclase family protein yields the protein MVNLQTPHSGYQWDGSSQRFFEGWYYRVTLPADNQTFAFMYSIEDPAGGTPHSGGAAQILGPDDSYLCRTFPATDRFWGWRDALGLGHWGKTDLNTPPLYLEPAEFEHHIQEGYQGTATWHQGILHDPGSINLAQWQYEIKPVYGWGNTGSPQQSTAGWLSYFPIFEPGWQILMAHGLATGWIDWNGRRYEFTDAPAYSEKNWGRSFPQKWFWLNCNLFDNEPDLALTAGGGRRGVLWWMESVAMIGLHYQGKFYEFVPWNSQVSWKIEPWGNWQMQAKNAHYAIELTGTTDRAGTLLRAPTEQGLIFCCRDTMHGQLSLQLSELSAGQSQVILKATSSVCGLETGGGPWEETWHSS from the coding sequence ATGGTTAATCTCCAAACCCCTCACAGTGGCTACCAATGGGACGGTAGCAGTCAGCGATTTTTTGAAGGTTGGTATTACCGCGTTACCCTGCCGGCAGACAATCAAACCTTCGCCTTCATGTACTCAATTGAAGATCCTGCCGGTGGTACACCCCACAGCGGCGGCGCAGCCCAAATTCTCGGCCCTGATGATAGCTATCTTTGCCGCACGTTTCCCGCAACTGATCGATTTTGGGGATGGCGAGATGCCTTGGGATTGGGACATTGGGGCAAAACCGACTTAAACACCCCTCCGCTTTACTTAGAACCGGCAGAATTTGAGCATCACATTCAAGAAGGCTATCAAGGAACCGCCACTTGGCATCAAGGAATTCTCCACGATCCCGGCAGCATCAATTTAGCACAATGGCAGTACGAAATAAAGCCAGTGTACGGATGGGGAAACACCGGCAGCCCTCAACAATCAACCGCCGGCTGGCTGTCTTATTTCCCCATTTTTGAACCCGGATGGCAAATTTTGATGGCACACGGGTTGGCCACCGGCTGGATCGATTGGAATGGCCGGCGCTACGAATTTACCGACGCGCCCGCTTATAGTGAAAAAAACTGGGGCCGGTCTTTCCCGCAAAAATGGTTTTGGCTGAATTGCAACTTATTTGACAACGAACCCGATCTCGCTTTGACAGCCGGTGGAGGCCGGCGCGGCGTCCTGTGGTGGATGGAATCGGTCGCCATGATAGGCTTGCATTATCAAGGCAAATTCTATGAATTTGTGCCCTGGAACTCCCAAGTTTCCTGGAAGATCGAGCCTTGGGGCAATTGGCAGATGCAAGCGAAAAATGCTCACTACGCGATTGAACTAACCGGCACCACAGATCGGGCCGGCACACTCCTTAGAGCACCCACCGAACAAGGCTTAATCTTCTGCTGCCGCGACACCATGCACGGTCAGCTTAGCCTGCAACTGAGCGAACTTTCAGCCGGTCAATCGCAAGTGATCCTGAAAGCCACCAGTTCAGTCTGCGGGCTGGAAACAGGCGGTGGCCCTTGGGAAGAAACTTGGCACTCTTCTTAA